The Podospora bellae-mahoneyi strain CBS 112042 chromosome 7, whole genome shotgun sequence genome includes a window with the following:
- a CDS encoding hypothetical protein (EggNog:ENOG503NZ7A), whose protein sequence is MSAELALAVVSVVDICIKLANKTLRICQAFRTAKKDLCDQVLLLETIWTKLEIQLVFLRGIKDHLTEELAQCHFDLLQRLHGTLLQAVSQLEAAASSIVASTSTGQGHVLTRMLQLDRWRYAVAKRGLDALMTELQCWQSLFDPSWYTIMLIGGKVLDPALQQLGQDRSRQLPHKQSPASPLDHMFALRKAIDYTINTDIRSANSIVMDETGWDFTTATSIPFSSVNVVARPKSQSLYVMEGLGTAPNTNTNTTSDAYQLCRRLQSVDPSIFGLLRCKGLLEIIDDNKTFPPGPQIVYHTPAQADPLKPPTTLRSLLLEQRPVCLSSVIVLAKQLVRSVSFVHTCDLVHKNIRPDNILLFPTALASLRPLELGQAFLVGFSQFRSINMETNRLGDTAWSVHREPKMVKPHTLVIGAFALFGSVKAVTVGSTKHDPKPGPACLSPKAVQSASLYTGLEEGTTGIRPGLSKSDTNPSNFINFCVGQTLTNGRQNSAGSCNGIPMGKIPASSNMITSIITHPQPGDIIPAQKTFNVTIQTRHLRAGFLVNPSVAYYTAPQDLDENGDIIGHCHITIQNIGSLRSVNPPDPTKFAYFKGVDDEGNGKGGLQAEVTGGLLEGVYRVCTIISARNHQPVVMPIAQRGSQDDCTKFVVQKAE, encoded by the exons ATGTCCGCAGAACTCGCTCTCGCAGTTGTCAGCGTCGTCGACATTTGCATCAAGCTTGCCAACAAGACCTTGCGCATCTGCCAAGCTTTCAGGACTGCGAAGAAAGATCTCTGTGATCAGGTGCTTTTACTCGAAACAATTTGGACGAAACTTGAGATACAGCTCGTTTTCCTCCGCGGGATCAAAGATCATCTGACTGAAGAACTTGCACAATGTCATTTTGATCTTCTCCAAAGACTACACGGAACTCTGCTACAGGCGGTATCTCAGCTCGAAGCAGCGGCTTCATCGATAGTCGCCTCCACAAGTACTGGACAGGGACATGTGCTGACCAGAATGCTTCAGCTTGACAGGTGGAGATATGCTGTGGCCAAAAGAGGGTTGGATGCGTTGATGACGGAGTTACAGTGCTGGCAAAGTCTGTTCGATCCATCGTGGTATACGATTATGCTCATCGGCGGCAAGGTCTTGGACCCGGCACTGCAGCAGTTAGGACAAGATAGATCCCGACAGCTACCACACAAACAATCTCCCGCAAGCCCTCTGGATCACATGTTTGCGTTAAGAAAGGCCATCGATTACACGATCAACACCGATATCAGAAGCGCGAATAGCATCGTCATGGATGAGACAGGATGGGACTTTACCACAGCAACCAGCATTCCTTTTTCAAGCGTCAACGTTGTGGCCCGACCGAAATCTCAAAGTCTGTATGTCATGGAAGGCCTTGGTACTGCCCCAAATACCAACACAAACACTACATCGGATGCCTATCAACTATGCAGGAGACTCCAGAGCGTTGACCCAAGCATATTTGGCCTTCTACGCTGCAAGGGTCTCTTAGAGATTATTGACGACAACAAGACCTTTCCCCCCGGCCCCCAGATTGTGTATCATACTCCGGCCCAGGCAGACCCTCTCAAGCCGCCTACAACCCTTCGCAGTCTCTTACTTGAGCAAAGACCTGTTTGTCTCAGTTCGGTCATCGTACTGGCAAAACAGCTTGTTCGTTCTGTCAGCTTCGTGCACACCTGCGACTTGGTACACAAGAATATTCGTCCGGACAATATTCTGCTGTTCCCAACAGCTCTTGCTTCTCTGCGACCTCTGGAACTGGGTCAGGCTTTTCTTGTCGGCTTCTCGCAATTTCGAAGCATCAACATGGAGACGAACCGCCTCGGCGACACAGCCTG GTCAGTTCACAGGGAGCCCAAAATGGTCAAACCTCATACACTCGTCATAGGGGCATTCGCACTTTTTGGCAGTGTCAAAGCCGTTACTGTCGGCTCAACCAAGCATGACCCAAAGCCCGGCCCAGCATGTCTCTCTCCAAAAGCCGTCCAGAGCGCAAGCTTGTATACCGGATTGGAGGAAGGAACAACGGGAATTCGACCAGGCTTGTCAAAATCGGACAC AAATCCGAGCAACTTTATCAACTTCTGCGTTGGTCAAACTCTCACCAATGGCCGTCAGAATTCGGCTGGATCCTGCAATGGCATACCCATGGGGAAGATACCGGCCTCGTCTAACATGATCAcgtccatcatcacccatccGCAACCGGGTGACATTATCCCTGCGCAAAAGACGTTCAATGTCACGATCCAAACCCGCCATTTGAGGGCTGGATTTCTCGTGAATCCCAGCGTTGCATATTACACTGCCCCTCAAGACCTCGATGAGAACGGCGATATCATTGGGCACTGTCACATCACCATTCAGAACATTGGAAGTCTCCGTTCTGTCAACCCTCCCGACCCGACTAAATTTGCCTACTTTAAGggtgtggatgatgaaggcAATGGGAAGGGCGGTTTGCAGGCTGAGGTAACGGGTGGTTTGCTGGAGGGCGTGTACCGCGTATGCACCATCATATCTGCTAGGAACCATCAGCCAGTGGTCATGCCTATTGCGCAGCGGGGATCGCAGGATGACTGCACCAAGTTTGTTGTTCAGAAGGCCGAATAG
- a CDS encoding hypothetical protein (COG:D; EggNog:ENOG503P4CR): MAEGISELVNSSRLVTEFYLPTFVVHHLETINEIWDLREEIGYGGSGVVRKEERRVHSSGEKYQGPMVRAVKQMRKVPQNPDQGQWNYRAELEAVVKFSQPEVCKHYDPFFVRTFGWFENQESVFLAMEYLPSGDLERFRRSSPPLSESDTSLIVWQLIQGVRHMHDAGFAHRDLKPGNILIASTSPMWHVKIADFGISKQAMQGVTRFHTMRIFGTLGYMAPEVLGYYANNTGTNNTTIAYTMSVDIWAVGVIAMTLLLGRNIFPLPGDYAKYVFGQRALEFTRGQGEVLTDDCQDFIAALLAADPILRPTAAAALAHPWLMQATVATEPSPVREIPDSEADSDEDSAPSDSLQPSTKNPWATIGSRTWPSKGSKTYSDALLTKFKYLWLDIILLSPKFHTIEFEKTRFYVLRSDNATDIETSAAQSVWTSSQRVNKILDKGYRTSAGHVVLFFSVIGSRRFCGVAQMTSALDWENTDPHWVEDVWQGRFTLAWLSHTELSFDLVSHVPVKETTPGFRAIACYDGTEISPGSAYELLRVFSAAERR, encoded by the exons ATGGCTGAAGGTATATCCGAGTTGGTTAATTCCTCTCGGCTGGTGACAGAGTTTTACCTCCCGACATTTGTTGTCCACCATCTTGAAACTATTAATGAAATCTGGGATCTGAGAGAAGAAATTGGCTATGGAGGATCTGGCGTGGTGCGAAAAGAGGAGCGTCGAGTTCACTCCAGTGGAGAGAAATATCAGGGTCCAATGGTACGAGCCGTGAAACAAATGAGAAAGGTTCCTCAAAACCCAGACCAAGGACAGTGGAATTATAGAGCCGAGTTGGAAGCAGTGGTGAAGTTCTCACAGCCAGAGGTATGCAAGCAC TATGACCCTTTCTTTGTGCGCACCTTTGGGTGGTTCGAAAACCAAGAATCTGTGTTTCTGGCCATGGAATATCTTCCATCCGGTGACCTAGAGAGATTCAGAAGGTCCTCGCCTCCGCTTTCCGAATCTGACACAAGCCTGATCGTGTGGCAGCTGATTCAAGGTGTGCGACACATGCACGATGCTGGGTTTGCGCATCGGGACTTGAAGCCAGGG AATATACTCATTGCCTCAACATCCCCGATGTGGCACGTCAAAATCGCCGACTTTGGAATCAGCAAGCAAGCTATGCAGGGTGTAACACGCTTTCACACCATGCGAATCTTCGGGACCTTGGGATATATGGCACCCGAGGTATTGGGTTACTatgccaacaacaccggAACCAACAATACTACGATTGCATACACTATGTCGGTCGATATTTGGGCCGTTGGTGTAATTGCAATGACCTTGCTGCTTGGGCGCAATATCTTTCCTTTGCCGGGCGACTACGCCAAATATGTCTTTGGACAACGGGCTCTTGAATTTACCCGTGGTCAAGGTGAGGTTCTGACAGACGATTGCCAGGACTTTATCGCGGCCCTTCTTGCAGCGGATCCAATACTTCGGccgactgctgctgctgccctcgCCCACCCTTGGTTAATGCAGGCCACCGTAGCAACTGAACCTTCTCCAGTAAGAGAGATCCCGGACTCGGAAGCAGACTCAGACGAGGACTCCGCTCCATCTGATTCACTACAGCCTTCCACAAAGAATCCGTGGGCGACAATCGGCAGTAGAACTTGGCCGAGCAAAGGATCGAAGACATACAGCGACGCGCTCCTGACGAAGTTCAAGTACCTCTGGCTTGATATTATTCTTCTATCTCCCAAGTTCCATACTATTGAGTTCGAGAAG ACTCGGTTTTATGTTCTACGCTCCGATAACGCCACAGATATTGAGACAAGCGCTGCTCAGAGCGTGTGGACTTCTAGTCAGCGTGTCAACAAGATCCTTGACAAAGGATACCGGACATCCGCAGGCCATGTGGTTCTATTCTTCTCCGTGATTGGTAG TCGGCGGTTCTGTGGAGTAGCACAGATGACCAGCGCACTGGATTGGGAGAATACTGACCCCCattgggttgaggatgtctGGCAGGGACGGTTCACCTTGGCCTGGCTCAGTCATACAGAGCTCTCATTTGACCTTGTCAGCCATGTCCCGGTAAAGGAGACCACACCGGGTTTCAGAGCTATCGCTTGTTACGATGGCACTGAGATCTCACCTGGATCCGCATATGAATTATTGAGAGTTTTTTCGGCGGCGGAAAGACGGTGA
- a CDS encoding hypothetical protein (COG:G; COG:O; EggNog:ENOG503PX64), with product MYSVLALAALVRAVVGQTFYGCYTEIPTRALTGASTADFEAMTVEACETYCTDPTRNFTLWGLEYGGECYCGNSLDTGSFPTFPEDCSMQCTGDAGQTCGGPNRISLWGSSEEAPPHTPYPHPEVSAPVYQGCFSELPAPDRALVGGFGFSPAAMTIERCADYCLNSGFVFFGLQYMAECFCGHELDALSVQLEDTDCDLACTGAPTETCGGSSKLSVYQWI from the exons ATGTACTCCGTTCTCGCTCTTGCCGCCCTCGTCCGCGCCGTCGTCGGGCAAACTTTCTACGGCTGCTATACGGAAATTCCCACTCGGGCTTTGACCGGCGCGAGCACCGCGGACTTCGAGGCGATGACCGTGGAGGCTTGCGAGACATACTGCACCGATCCCACCCGTAACTTCACCCTCTGGGGACTAGAATATGGAGGCGAGTG CTACTGTGGCAACTCTCTTGACACAGGTTCCTTCCCTACCTTCCCGGAAGATTGCTCCATGCAATGCACTGGAGACGCCGGTCAGACATGCGGAGGTCCAAACCGCATCTCTCTCTGGGGCAGTTCTGAGGAGGCCCCTCCACATACGCCTTATCCTCACCCTGAGGTCTCCGCCCCAGTGTACCAAGGATGCTTTAGCGAGCTCCCCGCCCCCGATCGGGCTCTTGTTGGAGGTTTTGGCTTCTCCCCTGCGGCCATGACAATCGAACGCTGTGCGGATTACTGTCTCAACTCTGGATTTGTCTTCTTTGGACTGCAATACATGGCTGAATGCTTTTGTGGCCATGAGCTAGATGCTTTGAGCGTCCAACTCGAAGACACGGATTGTGATTTGGCCTGCACTGGTGCTCCCACCGAGACTTGCGGTGGTTCAAGCAAACTCAGCGTTTATCAGTGGATTTAA